Proteins encoded within one genomic window of Arachis ipaensis cultivar K30076 chromosome B08, Araip1.1, whole genome shotgun sequence:
- the LOC107613055 gene encoding carotenoid 9,10(9',10')-cleavage dioxygenase 1 isoform X1, with translation MEEEKKRNGIVSVEPKPSNSFTSKVIDLLEKLLVKLMYDTSLPHHYLTGNFAPLPDETPPTKDLPLTGHLPDCLNGEFVRVGPNPKFSPVAGYHCTAYTIYPPLSFCRFDGDGMIHGLRIKDGKATYVSRFVKTSRLKQEEYFGGAKFMKIGDLKGLFGLLMVNMQMLRAKLKVLDLSFGNGTANTALIYHHGKLLALSEADKPYAIKVFEDGDLQTLGLLDYDKRLGHSFTAHPKVDPFTGEMFTFGYSHTPPYITYRVISKDGFMHDPVPITIAEPIMMHDFAITENYAIFMDLPLYFRPKEMVKNKTLIFTFDSTKKARFGVLPRYAKDEKHIRWFELPNCFIFHNANAWEEEDEVVLITCRLKNPDLDMVSGTVKEKLENFSNELYEMRFNMKSGEASQKKLSASAVDFPRVNESYTGRKQRYVYGTTLDSIAKVTGIIKFDLHAEPDSGKTKLEVGGNVQGLYDLGPGRFGSEAVFVPRIPGTTSEEDDGYLICFVHDENTGKSFVHVIDAKTMSADPVAVVELPHRVPYGFHAFFVTEDQLQEQA, from the exons AtggaggaagagaagaagaggaacGGGATAGTTTCGGTTGAACCAAAACCGAGCAATAGTTTCACGTCAAAAGTGATAGACTTGTTGGAGAAGCTTCTAGTGAAGTTGATGTATGACACTTCACTCCCACATCACTACCTCACTGGTAATTTCGCACCTCTTCCCGATGAAACCCCTCCGACTAAGGATCTTCCACTCACCGGCCACCTCCCG GATTGCTTGAATGGTGAGTTTGTCAGGGTTGGACCTAATCCGAAGTTTTCTCCTGTGGCCGGATATCACTG CACTGCTTATACAATATACCCTCCTCTCTCGTTTTGCAGGTTTGATGGAGATGG AATGATTCATGGTTTGCGTATCAAAGATGGAAAAGCAACATATGTTTCTCGTTTTGTGAAAACTTCTCGTCTTAAACAGGAAGAGTACTTTGGAGGCGCCAAATTTATGAAG ATTGGAGATCTCAAGGGTCTGTTTGGACTGTTGATGGTTAACATGCAAATGTTGAGAGCTAAATTGAAAGTACTTGATTTGTCTTTTGGGAATGGAACAG CCAATACAGCTCTTATATATCATCACGGAAAGCTTCTAGCACTCTCAGAAGCTGATAAACCCT ATGCTATTAAAGTTTTTGAAGATGGTGATTTGCAGACACTTGGTTTGTTAGATTATGACAAGAGATTGGGCCATTCTTTCACAGCTCATCCAAAAGTTGACCCATTTACTG GCGAGATGTTCACATTTGGCTATTCACATACACCACCATATATTACGTACAGAGTTATTTCAAAGGATGGTTTTATGCATGATCCTGTACCCATAACAATAGCAGAGCCTATCATGATGCATGACTTTGCCATCACAGAAAATTATGCAATATTTATGGATCTTCCTCTGTATTTTAGGCCAAAG GAAATGGTAAAGAATAAGACATTGATATTCACATTTGATTCGACCAAGAAAGCTCGATTTGGGGTCCTACCTCGGTATGCTAAGGATGAGAAGCATATTAGGTGGTTCGAGCTTCCAAACTGCTTCATATTCCACAATG CTAATGCAtgggaggaggaggatgaggttGTTTTGATCACATGCCGCCTTAAGAATCCAGATCTGGACATGGTCAGCGGAACTGTCAAGGAAAAGCTTGAAAATTTCTCAAATGAACT GTATGAAATGCGATTTAACATGAAATCTGGCGAAGCTTCTCAAAAGAAACTATCTGCATCTGCTGTTGATTTTCCCAGGGTGAATGAAAGCTACACTGGCAG GAAGCAACGATATGTATATGGAACCACATTAGACAGCATTGCAAAAGTTACTGgaattattaaatttgatttgCATGCCGAACCGGACTCTGGGAAAACAAAGCTTGAAGTCGGAGGAAATGTTCAGGGTCTCTACGACTTGGGACCCGGGAGGTTTGGTTCCGAGGCTGTTTTTGTCCCACGTATCCCTGGGACAACTTCTGAAGAAGACGATGGATACTTGATCTGTTTTGTACATGATGAGAATACTGG AAAATCGTTCGTGCATGTCATCGATGCTAAAACAATGTCAGCAGATCCTGTTGCTGTTGTTGAGCTGCCGCATAGAGTTCCTTATGGTTTCCACGCCTTCTTTGTGACAGAG GACCAACTGCAAGAACAGGCGTAA
- the LOC107613055 gene encoding carotenoid 9,10(9',10')-cleavage dioxygenase 1 isoform X3 — translation MEEEKKRNGIVSVEPKPSNSFTSKVIDLLEKLLVKLMYDTSLPHHYLTGNFAPLPDETPPTKDLPLTGHLPDCLNGEFVRVGPNPKFSPVAGYHCTAYTIYPPLSFCRFDGDGMIHGLRIKDGKATYVSRFVKTSRLKQEEYFGGAKFMKIGDLKGLFGLLMVNMQMLRAKLKVLDLSFGNGTANTALIYHHGKLLALSEADKPYAIKVFEDGDLQTLGLLDYDKRLGHSFTAHPKVDPFTGEMFTFGYSHTPPYITYRVISKDGFMHDPVPITIAEPIMMHDFAITENYEMVKNKTLIFTFDSTKKARFGVLPRYAKDEKHIRWFELPNCFIFHNANAWEEEDEVVLITCRLKNPDLDMVSGTVKEKLENFSNELYEMRFNMKSGEASQKKLSASAVDFPRVNESYTGRKQRYVYGTTLDSIAKVTGIIKFDLHAEPDSGKTKLEVGGNVQGLYDLGPGRFGSEAVFVPRIPGTTSEEDDGYLICFVHDENTGKSFVHVIDAKTMSADPVAVVELPHRVPYGFHAFFVTEDQLQEQA, via the exons AtggaggaagagaagaagaggaacGGGATAGTTTCGGTTGAACCAAAACCGAGCAATAGTTTCACGTCAAAAGTGATAGACTTGTTGGAGAAGCTTCTAGTGAAGTTGATGTATGACACTTCACTCCCACATCACTACCTCACTGGTAATTTCGCACCTCTTCCCGATGAAACCCCTCCGACTAAGGATCTTCCACTCACCGGCCACCTCCCG GATTGCTTGAATGGTGAGTTTGTCAGGGTTGGACCTAATCCGAAGTTTTCTCCTGTGGCCGGATATCACTG CACTGCTTATACAATATACCCTCCTCTCTCGTTTTGCAGGTTTGATGGAGATGG AATGATTCATGGTTTGCGTATCAAAGATGGAAAAGCAACATATGTTTCTCGTTTTGTGAAAACTTCTCGTCTTAAACAGGAAGAGTACTTTGGAGGCGCCAAATTTATGAAG ATTGGAGATCTCAAGGGTCTGTTTGGACTGTTGATGGTTAACATGCAAATGTTGAGAGCTAAATTGAAAGTACTTGATTTGTCTTTTGGGAATGGAACAG CCAATACAGCTCTTATATATCATCACGGAAAGCTTCTAGCACTCTCAGAAGCTGATAAACCCT ATGCTATTAAAGTTTTTGAAGATGGTGATTTGCAGACACTTGGTTTGTTAGATTATGACAAGAGATTGGGCCATTCTTTCACAGCTCATCCAAAAGTTGACCCATTTACTG GCGAGATGTTCACATTTGGCTATTCACATACACCACCATATATTACGTACAGAGTTATTTCAAAGGATGGTTTTATGCATGATCCTGTACCCATAACAATAGCAGAGCCTATCATGATGCATGACTTTGCCATCACAGAAAATTAT GAAATGGTAAAGAATAAGACATTGATATTCACATTTGATTCGACCAAGAAAGCTCGATTTGGGGTCCTACCTCGGTATGCTAAGGATGAGAAGCATATTAGGTGGTTCGAGCTTCCAAACTGCTTCATATTCCACAATG CTAATGCAtgggaggaggaggatgaggttGTTTTGATCACATGCCGCCTTAAGAATCCAGATCTGGACATGGTCAGCGGAACTGTCAAGGAAAAGCTTGAAAATTTCTCAAATGAACT GTATGAAATGCGATTTAACATGAAATCTGGCGAAGCTTCTCAAAAGAAACTATCTGCATCTGCTGTTGATTTTCCCAGGGTGAATGAAAGCTACACTGGCAG GAAGCAACGATATGTATATGGAACCACATTAGACAGCATTGCAAAAGTTACTGgaattattaaatttgatttgCATGCCGAACCGGACTCTGGGAAAACAAAGCTTGAAGTCGGAGGAAATGTTCAGGGTCTCTACGACTTGGGACCCGGGAGGTTTGGTTCCGAGGCTGTTTTTGTCCCACGTATCCCTGGGACAACTTCTGAAGAAGACGATGGATACTTGATCTGTTTTGTACATGATGAGAATACTGG AAAATCGTTCGTGCATGTCATCGATGCTAAAACAATGTCAGCAGATCCTGTTGCTGTTGTTGAGCTGCCGCATAGAGTTCCTTATGGTTTCCACGCCTTCTTTGTGACAGAG GACCAACTGCAAGAACAGGCGTAA
- the LOC107613055 gene encoding carotenoid 9,10(9',10')-cleavage dioxygenase 1 isoform X2 yields the protein MEEEKKRNGIVSVEPKPSNSFTSKVIDLLEKLLVKLMYDTSLPHHYLTGNFAPLPDETPPTKDLPLTGHLPDCLNGEFVRVGPNPKFSPVAGYHWFDGDGMIHGLRIKDGKATYVSRFVKTSRLKQEEYFGGAKFMKIGDLKGLFGLLMVNMQMLRAKLKVLDLSFGNGTANTALIYHHGKLLALSEADKPYAIKVFEDGDLQTLGLLDYDKRLGHSFTAHPKVDPFTGEMFTFGYSHTPPYITYRVISKDGFMHDPVPITIAEPIMMHDFAITENYAIFMDLPLYFRPKEMVKNKTLIFTFDSTKKARFGVLPRYAKDEKHIRWFELPNCFIFHNANAWEEEDEVVLITCRLKNPDLDMVSGTVKEKLENFSNELYEMRFNMKSGEASQKKLSASAVDFPRVNESYTGRKQRYVYGTTLDSIAKVTGIIKFDLHAEPDSGKTKLEVGGNVQGLYDLGPGRFGSEAVFVPRIPGTTSEEDDGYLICFVHDENTGKSFVHVIDAKTMSADPVAVVELPHRVPYGFHAFFVTEDQLQEQA from the exons AtggaggaagagaagaagaggaacGGGATAGTTTCGGTTGAACCAAAACCGAGCAATAGTTTCACGTCAAAAGTGATAGACTTGTTGGAGAAGCTTCTAGTGAAGTTGATGTATGACACTTCACTCCCACATCACTACCTCACTGGTAATTTCGCACCTCTTCCCGATGAAACCCCTCCGACTAAGGATCTTCCACTCACCGGCCACCTCCCG GATTGCTTGAATGGTGAGTTTGTCAGGGTTGGACCTAATCCGAAGTTTTCTCCTGTGGCCGGATATCACTG GTTTGATGGAGATGG AATGATTCATGGTTTGCGTATCAAAGATGGAAAAGCAACATATGTTTCTCGTTTTGTGAAAACTTCTCGTCTTAAACAGGAAGAGTACTTTGGAGGCGCCAAATTTATGAAG ATTGGAGATCTCAAGGGTCTGTTTGGACTGTTGATGGTTAACATGCAAATGTTGAGAGCTAAATTGAAAGTACTTGATTTGTCTTTTGGGAATGGAACAG CCAATACAGCTCTTATATATCATCACGGAAAGCTTCTAGCACTCTCAGAAGCTGATAAACCCT ATGCTATTAAAGTTTTTGAAGATGGTGATTTGCAGACACTTGGTTTGTTAGATTATGACAAGAGATTGGGCCATTCTTTCACAGCTCATCCAAAAGTTGACCCATTTACTG GCGAGATGTTCACATTTGGCTATTCACATACACCACCATATATTACGTACAGAGTTATTTCAAAGGATGGTTTTATGCATGATCCTGTACCCATAACAATAGCAGAGCCTATCATGATGCATGACTTTGCCATCACAGAAAATTATGCAATATTTATGGATCTTCCTCTGTATTTTAGGCCAAAG GAAATGGTAAAGAATAAGACATTGATATTCACATTTGATTCGACCAAGAAAGCTCGATTTGGGGTCCTACCTCGGTATGCTAAGGATGAGAAGCATATTAGGTGGTTCGAGCTTCCAAACTGCTTCATATTCCACAATG CTAATGCAtgggaggaggaggatgaggttGTTTTGATCACATGCCGCCTTAAGAATCCAGATCTGGACATGGTCAGCGGAACTGTCAAGGAAAAGCTTGAAAATTTCTCAAATGAACT GTATGAAATGCGATTTAACATGAAATCTGGCGAAGCTTCTCAAAAGAAACTATCTGCATCTGCTGTTGATTTTCCCAGGGTGAATGAAAGCTACACTGGCAG GAAGCAACGATATGTATATGGAACCACATTAGACAGCATTGCAAAAGTTACTGgaattattaaatttgatttgCATGCCGAACCGGACTCTGGGAAAACAAAGCTTGAAGTCGGAGGAAATGTTCAGGGTCTCTACGACTTGGGACCCGGGAGGTTTGGTTCCGAGGCTGTTTTTGTCCCACGTATCCCTGGGACAACTTCTGAAGAAGACGATGGATACTTGATCTGTTTTGTACATGATGAGAATACTGG AAAATCGTTCGTGCATGTCATCGATGCTAAAACAATGTCAGCAGATCCTGTTGCTGTTGTTGAGCTGCCGCATAGAGTTCCTTATGGTTTCCACGCCTTCTTTGTGACAGAG GACCAACTGCAAGAACAGGCGTAA
- the LOC107613055 gene encoding carotenoid 9,10(9',10')-cleavage dioxygenase 1 isoform X4 has translation MIHGLRIKDGKATYVSRFVKTSRLKQEEYFGGAKFMKIGDLKGLFGLLMVNMQMLRAKLKVLDLSFGNGTANTALIYHHGKLLALSEADKPYAIKVFEDGDLQTLGLLDYDKRLGHSFTAHPKVDPFTGEMFTFGYSHTPPYITYRVISKDGFMHDPVPITIAEPIMMHDFAITENYAIFMDLPLYFRPKEMVKNKTLIFTFDSTKKARFGVLPRYAKDEKHIRWFELPNCFIFHNANAWEEEDEVVLITCRLKNPDLDMVSGTVKEKLENFSNELYEMRFNMKSGEASQKKLSASAVDFPRVNESYTGRKQRYVYGTTLDSIAKVTGIIKFDLHAEPDSGKTKLEVGGNVQGLYDLGPGRFGSEAVFVPRIPGTTSEEDDGYLICFVHDENTGKSFVHVIDAKTMSADPVAVVELPHRVPYGFHAFFVTEDQLQEQA, from the exons ATGATTCATGGTTTGCGTATCAAAGATGGAAAAGCAACATATGTTTCTCGTTTTGTGAAAACTTCTCGTCTTAAACAGGAAGAGTACTTTGGAGGCGCCAAATTTATGAAG ATTGGAGATCTCAAGGGTCTGTTTGGACTGTTGATGGTTAACATGCAAATGTTGAGAGCTAAATTGAAAGTACTTGATTTGTCTTTTGGGAATGGAACAG CCAATACAGCTCTTATATATCATCACGGAAAGCTTCTAGCACTCTCAGAAGCTGATAAACCCT ATGCTATTAAAGTTTTTGAAGATGGTGATTTGCAGACACTTGGTTTGTTAGATTATGACAAGAGATTGGGCCATTCTTTCACAGCTCATCCAAAAGTTGACCCATTTACTG GCGAGATGTTCACATTTGGCTATTCACATACACCACCATATATTACGTACAGAGTTATTTCAAAGGATGGTTTTATGCATGATCCTGTACCCATAACAATAGCAGAGCCTATCATGATGCATGACTTTGCCATCACAGAAAATTATGCAATATTTATGGATCTTCCTCTGTATTTTAGGCCAAAG GAAATGGTAAAGAATAAGACATTGATATTCACATTTGATTCGACCAAGAAAGCTCGATTTGGGGTCCTACCTCGGTATGCTAAGGATGAGAAGCATATTAGGTGGTTCGAGCTTCCAAACTGCTTCATATTCCACAATG CTAATGCAtgggaggaggaggatgaggttGTTTTGATCACATGCCGCCTTAAGAATCCAGATCTGGACATGGTCAGCGGAACTGTCAAGGAAAAGCTTGAAAATTTCTCAAATGAACT GTATGAAATGCGATTTAACATGAAATCTGGCGAAGCTTCTCAAAAGAAACTATCTGCATCTGCTGTTGATTTTCCCAGGGTGAATGAAAGCTACACTGGCAG GAAGCAACGATATGTATATGGAACCACATTAGACAGCATTGCAAAAGTTACTGgaattattaaatttgatttgCATGCCGAACCGGACTCTGGGAAAACAAAGCTTGAAGTCGGAGGAAATGTTCAGGGTCTCTACGACTTGGGACCCGGGAGGTTTGGTTCCGAGGCTGTTTTTGTCCCACGTATCCCTGGGACAACTTCTGAAGAAGACGATGGATACTTGATCTGTTTTGTACATGATGAGAATACTGG AAAATCGTTCGTGCATGTCATCGATGCTAAAACAATGTCAGCAGATCCTGTTGCTGTTGTTGAGCTGCCGCATAGAGTTCCTTATGGTTTCCACGCCTTCTTTGTGACAGAG GACCAACTGCAAGAACAGGCGTAA
- the LOC107614426 gene encoding uncharacterized protein LOC107614426 produces the protein MLGLSYGEILLLIGVTAAVIGPKDLPIIARTAGRLAGRAVGYVQLARGQFDSVMQQTQARQVHKELQDTMAQLDAIRHEIRSISLINPGPMTRRLVDNPDQTSIPNGTKKAEDVGENKSIPPATTNSTPTVIKDSPLLASSNSCNMQSQATTYARLAESAIIKNSLAASSTEPQKIKPELQHTVLPISAESAGLLPNRSADVKGSDIVLEAIVEAEVAHNAKEFFSQPQNQT, from the exons ATGCTGGGACTCTCATATGGAGAAATACTTCTGTTGATTGGAGTCACTGCTGCTGTAATTG GCCCAAAAGATTTGCCAATCATAGCCAGAACAGCTGGGAGGCTAGCTGGTCGCGCTGTTGGATATGTACAATTGGCTCGCGGCCAATTTGACAGCGTTATGCAGCAAACCCAAGCTCGCCAG GTTCACAAGGAACTGCAGGACACAATGGCACAGCTCGATGCTATTCGTCATGAAATTAGAAGTATATCACTCATAAATCCCGGCCCTATGACCCGCAGGCTTGTGGATAATCCTGACCAGACATCTATTCCAAATG GCACCAAAAAAGCCGAAGACGTTGGAGAGAATAAGTCCATACCCCCTGCTACCACTAACTCAACACCCACTGTTATCAAG GATTCACCTTTGTTGGCCTCATCAAATTCATGCAACATGCAAAGTCAAGCAACGACATATGCCCGATTGGCAGAGTCTGCTATCATCAAGAACAGTTTAGCTGCAAGTAGTACTGAACCCCAGAAGATTAAACCTGAACTGCAGCATACTGTCTTGCCAATTTCCGCTGAAAGCGCTGGACTCTTACCAAATCGTAGCG CTGATGTGAAAGGATCCGACATAGTTCTAGAAGCAATCGTGGAGGCAGAAGTAGCTCACAATGCCAAGGAATTCTTTTCACAACCCCAAAATCAAACATGA